From a region of the Pseudanabaena sp. ABRG5-3 genome:
- a CDS encoding GIY-YIG nuclease family protein has product MAKLTLPQACFLIHHKIPLSQVFDATGLKKKEYREVMKDLGMVIAIGLNPCTSRERHTLKDKYGHCVQCKTNNLAFQKRFNESGFIYAAKSENLGLIKIGTAKDTAQREYSLNNFGYGGGSDWKIHFAKQCNKYGRIEFEAHQGLMPHNVHRSYWKQDSLVDCNELFDCKVELAIQTIEKVISQHQN; this is encoded by the coding sequence ATGGCTAAACTAACTCTACCGCAGGCTTGCTTTCTAATTCATCACAAAATACCTTTATCTCAAGTTTTTGATGCGACGGGCTTGAAAAAGAAGGAATACCGAGAGGTAATGAAAGATCTAGGTATGGTTATTGCGATCGGACTAAATCCTTGTACATCAAGAGAAAGACATACCCTTAAAGATAAATATGGTCATTGTGTTCAATGTAAAACTAATAATTTGGCTTTTCAAAAACGTTTTAACGAGTCAGGGTTTATCTATGCAGCAAAATCTGAGAACTTAGGACTAATCAAGATTGGTACAGCAAAAGATACTGCACAGAGAGAATACAGTCTAAATAATTTTGGATACGGTGGCGGTAGTGATTGGAAAATCCACTTTGCTAAACAATGTAATAAATATGGACGCATAGAATTTGAAGCTCATCAAGGATTGATGCCTCACAATGTTCATAGATCCTATTGGAAGCAGGATAGTCTAGTTGACTGTAATGAACTTTTCGATTGTAAGGTTGAATTAGCCATTCAAACTATTGAGAAAGTTATCTCACAACATCAAAATTAG
- a CDS encoding cytochrome c oxidase subunit II has translation MKLRTILILVGLAIAIALISLWMGQVAYTWFPPQASAESILVDNLFSFLVTLGTFIFLGVVGTLTYSVLFQRAEKYDLSDGPPIEGNVKLEIIWTAIPFALVIWIAAYSYQIYDQMSILGPMDHSRHSSMMAVADAAEMSDGRSANSENIQVLARQWSWEFRYNNGGTNVSSTELHLPNNRRIKLVLHSEDVLHGLYIPAFRVKQDVIPGHDIDFEFTPIREGTYRLRDSEYSGTYFASMQTDVVVESPEAYQKWLADAAKATPIAAFNPAASEYAKRANASNWATVIPAAPPVVNYSN, from the coding sequence ATGAAACTTCGCACGATTTTAATTTTGGTGGGACTAGCAATCGCGATCGCGCTGATTAGTCTTTGGATGGGACAGGTTGCCTATACTTGGTTTCCGCCCCAAGCTTCCGCCGAATCAATTTTGGTAGATAATCTCTTTAGCTTTTTGGTGACATTGGGAACTTTTATTTTCCTCGGTGTTGTTGGGACTTTGACCTATTCCGTTCTATTTCAGCGTGCCGAAAAGTACGATCTCAGTGATGGCCCTCCTATCGAAGGTAATGTCAAATTAGAAATCATTTGGACAGCAATTCCCTTTGCCCTAGTGATTTGGATTGCTGCCTATAGCTATCAAATCTATGACCAAATGTCGATTTTAGGACCAATGGATCATAGTCGTCACAGCTCAATGATGGCGGTGGCGGATGCGGCGGAAATGAGTGATGGGCGATCGGCTAATTCCGAAAATATCCAAGTTTTAGCGAGGCAATGGTCTTGGGAATTTCGTTACAACAACGGTGGAACTAACGTCAGTAGTACCGAATTGCATTTACCCAATAATCGCCGCATTAAGCTAGTTCTCCACTCTGAGGATGTGTTGCATGGCTTATATATTCCAGCTTTTCGGGTAAAGCAAGATGTCATTCCCGGACATGATATTGATTTTGAGTTTACGCCGATCCGCGAAGGCACATATCGCTTAAGGGATTCGGAATATAGCGGTACTTATTTTGCTTCTATGCAAACTGATGTGGTAGTGGAATCTCCTGAAGCCTATCAAAAGTGGTTAGCGGATGCGGCGAAGGCTACACCTATAGCGGCTTTCAATCCTGCGGCGAGTGAGTATGCTAAACGCGCCAATGCGAGTAATTGGGCAACGGTTATTCCTGCGGCTCCGCCTGTGGTGAATTATTCTAATTGA
- a CDS encoding Uma2 family endonuclease, whose product MTSLTISSLIANKKTWTDAELMALPDGNCYEFVNGELVDMGNSGALHGYTCSILVMALMNYILPRKLGIILDSSTAFTMKNGNKRSPDISFVSREKLQGLTELPDGFLDGSPDLAIEVLSPNNTIAEIDQKIVEYFENGARLVWVINLKLHYVIVYRSSQEPDRLLKQSDSLDGEDVIAGFTMPLSELFQKLSF is encoded by the coding sequence ATGACTTCACTTACCATCTCTTCGCTAATAGCAAACAAAAAGACTTGGACTGATGCCGAGTTAATGGCTTTACCTGATGGGAACTGCTATGAATTTGTGAATGGAGAATTAGTTGACATGGGAAATTCAGGAGCTTTGCATGGATATACTTGCAGCATCCTCGTTATGGCTTTGATGAATTACATCCTGCCCAGAAAGCTAGGTATCATTCTCGATTCTAGTACAGCCTTTACGATGAAAAATGGTAATAAGCGATCGCCTGATATTTCCTTTGTATCGAGAGAGAAATTGCAAGGACTTACAGAACTACCCGATGGATTTCTAGATGGATCACCAGACTTAGCGATCGAAGTTCTATCGCCCAATAACACAATTGCCGAAATCGATCAGAAAATTGTGGAATATTTTGAGAATGGGGCGCGATTAGTTTGGGTGATCAACCTCAAGCTTCACTATGTAATTGTTTATCGGTCTTCTCAAGAACCCGATCGCCTACTCAAACAATCTGATTCTTTAGATGGGGAAGATGTGATTGCTGGGTTTACCATGCCATTGTCTGAACTGTTCCAAAAGCTATCATTTTGA
- a CDS encoding TIGR03960 family B12-binding radical SAM protein: protein MPVPVEQLLTSEILKPARYLGNEFGAVHKPWDEAIVRWSLTYPEIYEVGASNLGHIILYSIINSKDGQLCDRAYLPAPDLSTKLRETKTDLFAVESKRSLREFDILGFSLSYELGATNVLEMFDLANIPMTWRERSELSIEECPLIFAGGQTATSNPEPYADFFDFFALGDGEDLLPEIGEVLKAAKLAGKTRRETLLDLANEVDGVYVPEFYDMDEKTGAVTPNRSDVSPRILRRVATPMPEHSIGLVPLVETVHDRLTIEIRRGCTRGCRFCQPGMLTRPARDVDPEKVVDTIERAIRETGYNEFSLLSLSCSDYLALPSVGVQIKNRFKDEHVTLSLPSQRVDRFDENIAHMLRSGDGRQQGLTFAPEAGTQRLRDVINKGLTDEELLQGVKTAYVEGWDKVKLYFMIGLPTETDEDVIGIVDTVEWLQRECSQKGRKKISFNLTISNFTPKPHTPFQWYTVSSGEFVRKQQLLRKEFRRLSGVKVNYTEIRISAMEDFVGRGDRRLGKVLYRAWQLGAGMDSWFENSEKAFGAWTQAIAEADLVWDAPSLKMQDALPWDHIDTGIDKQWLIEDWERAIAAQIIPDCSFGGCSECGVCGPEFGHNEVIPPPEVPPISLEKPKIPPRVQRIRLKFGKLGDMSLISHLDLQRFFQRAARRAALPVAHTEGFNPLPRISIAKALPLGQTSSAEFVDFELTQTVTIEDFQQRFTAELDEDLPIYAIEEVEVHSPSLDSLLEVAEYTITCAFITNKERNAADIMDLLEGASYCVLAATSIQMPKVSKSGRNQMLELRDRIFTINVINPDPEFPKIHFMGSCKPDSNLKPEYVVYMINKYLAEEDEIKLVKVHRESMR, encoded by the coding sequence ATGCCCGTTCCCGTAGAACAATTACTTACCTCCGAAATTCTTAAACCTGCTCGTTATTTAGGTAACGAGTTTGGCGCAGTACATAAACCTTGGGACGAGGCGATCGTGCGTTGGTCGCTGACCTATCCCGAAATATACGAGGTCGGTGCGTCAAATTTGGGGCATATCATCCTTTACAGCATTATTAACTCTAAAGATGGTCAACTTTGCGATCGCGCCTATCTTCCCGCCCCTGACCTCTCCACAAAACTCCGTGAAACCAAAACAGATTTATTTGCGGTCGAGTCCAAGCGATCGCTACGAGAATTTGACATTTTAGGTTTCAGTCTCAGCTATGAGCTAGGCGCAACCAATGTGCTAGAAATGTTTGACCTTGCCAATATTCCGATGACATGGCGAGAACGGAGTGAATTAAGTATTGAGGAATGTCCATTAATCTTTGCAGGAGGACAGACAGCAACTTCCAATCCTGAACCCTATGCAGATTTCTTTGATTTCTTTGCCCTTGGTGATGGGGAAGATCTACTGCCAGAAATTGGCGAAGTACTTAAGGCAGCTAAACTAGCAGGGAAAACCCGTCGCGAAACCTTACTAGATCTGGCTAATGAAGTTGATGGAGTCTATGTTCCAGAATTTTATGACATGGACGAGAAAACAGGAGCAGTCACTCCCAATCGTAGCGATGTCTCTCCGCGTATCTTGCGACGTGTTGCCACACCAATGCCTGAGCATAGTATTGGACTAGTTCCCTTAGTAGAAACCGTTCATGATCGCCTAACTATTGAAATTCGACGCGGATGTACCAGAGGCTGCCGTTTTTGCCAACCGGGGATGCTAACTCGTCCTGCCCGTGATGTCGATCCTGAGAAAGTTGTCGATACAATTGAGAGAGCCATTAGAGAAACTGGTTATAACGAGTTCTCTTTGCTTTCTCTCTCCTGTTCCGATTATCTAGCTCTGCCTTCGGTAGGTGTCCAGATTAAGAATCGCTTTAAAGATGAGCATGTCACTCTCTCATTACCGAGTCAAAGGGTTGATCGCTTTGATGAGAATATTGCCCATATGCTCCGCAGTGGTGACGGTCGGCAACAGGGCTTAACCTTTGCACCAGAGGCAGGTACACAACGATTGCGAGATGTGATCAATAAAGGCTTGACCGATGAAGAATTGCTCCAAGGCGTAAAAACTGCCTATGTCGAGGGTTGGGACAAGGTAAAGCTCTATTTCATGATTGGCTTACCTACGGAAACCGATGAAGATGTAATTGGCATCGTTGATACTGTGGAATGGCTTCAGCGTGAATGCTCACAAAAAGGTAGAAAGAAAATATCCTTCAATCTCACTATTTCCAACTTCACGCCCAAGCCCCATACGCCATTCCAGTGGTACACCGTTTCCAGTGGTGAGTTTGTACGGAAGCAACAGTTACTTCGCAAAGAGTTTCGTCGTCTCAGTGGCGTAAAGGTTAACTATACAGAAATTCGGATCAGTGCGATGGAGGATTTCGTTGGACGGGGCGATCGCCGTTTGGGTAAGGTGCTATATCGTGCATGGCAACTGGGCGCAGGCATGGATTCATGGTTTGAGAATAGTGAGAAAGCCTTTGGCGCATGGACACAGGCGATCGCGGAAGCTGATCTAGTTTGGGATGCACCATCGCTAAAAATGCAGGATGCTTTACCTTGGGATCATATTGACACAGGTATCGATAAACAATGGCTAATCGAAGACTGGGAAAGAGCGATCGCCGCTCAGATAATTCCCGATTGCTCCTTTGGTGGTTGCTCAGAATGTGGGGTCTGTGGTCCCGAATTTGGACATAATGAGGTGATTCCACCACCAGAAGTGCCTCCTATTTCCCTAGAGAAGCCCAAGATTCCACCTAGAGTCCAACGCATCCGTCTCAAATTTGGCAAATTGGGCGATATGAGTTTGATTTCCCATTTAGATTTACAACGCTTCTTTCAACGTGCGGCCCGTCGTGCGGCTCTGCCCGTTGCCCATACCGAAGGCTTTAATCCTTTACCGCGTATTTCTATTGCTAAGGCTTTGCCCCTCGGTCAAACTAGCAGTGCGGAATTTGTCGATTTTGAGTTAACTCAAACAGTTACGATTGAGGATTTTCAACAACGTTTCACCGCAGAATTGGATGAGGATTTACCAATTTATGCGATCGAGGAAGTTGAAGTGCATTCGCCATCCTTAGATTCCCTGCTAGAAGTTGCAGAATACACAATTACCTGTGCTTTTATTACAAACAAGGAGCGCAATGCGGCGGACATTATGGATTTACTAGAAGGTGCGAGTTACTGTGTACTTGCTGCGACTTCCATTCAAATGCCGAAGGTGTCAAAATCTGGGCGCAATCAAATGCTGGAATTACGAGATCGCATCTTTACGATCAATGTCATCAACCCCGATCCTGAGTTTCCGAAAATTCATTTTATGGGAAGTTGCAAGCCCGATAGCAACCTTAAACCTGAGTATGTGGTCTATATGATCAATAAATATTTGGCTGAGGAAGATGAAATTAAATTAGTTAAAGTTCATCGCGAATCAATGCGCTAA
- a CDS encoding heme-copper oxidase subunit III, whose protein sequence is MQPVNSSVGDNSILEVTQAPVHQEYSDNRMFGFVVFLLSESVIFLSFFVAYIVYKTTSLNWLPEGVTGLEIKEPTINTIVLISSSLTIYIAEKFLHKKQLWGFRAFWLLTIAMGSYFLYGQAVEWSGLTFGFGDGVFGGSFYLLTGFHGLHVLTGVLLQLIMLVRSFLPKEYDKGLYGIEATSLFWHFVDVIWIALFTLIYVWQ, encoded by the coding sequence ATGCAACCAGTTAATAGTTCTGTCGGTGACAATTCAATTTTAGAAGTCACGCAAGCACCTGTCCATCAAGAGTATTCCGATAATCGGATGTTTGGCTTTGTGGTCTTTCTGCTTTCGGAAAGTGTCATCTTTTTGAGCTTTTTTGTCGCCTACATTGTCTACAAAACGACCTCGCTCAATTGGCTGCCTGAAGGCGTTACAGGTCTAGAAATTAAAGAGCCCACCATTAACACGATTGTTCTCATATCTAGCAGTTTGACGATCTACATTGCCGAAAAATTCCTCCATAAAAAACAGCTTTGGGGCTTTCGCGCCTTCTGGCTACTAACGATCGCGATGGGTAGTTACTTCCTTTACGGTCAAGCTGTGGAATGGAGTGGTTTAACCTTTGGCTTCGGTGATGGCGTGTTTGGTGGTAGTTTCTATTTGCTGACGGGCTTTCACGGGCTGCATGTTTTAACAGGTGTGCTGTTGCAGCTAATCATGCTGGTGCGATCGTTCCTTCCTAAAGAATATGACAAGGGTTTGTATGGCATTGAGGCAACATCCCTATTCTGGCACTTTGTCGATGTGATTTGGATTGCATTGTTTACGTTGATTTATGTGTGGCAGTGA
- a CDS encoding DUF2231 domain-containing protein — MIATLIDQLHGQLGLNGLPYSIPIHPNLVHLTLGLFIVAIGFDVVGVFFVLEKPLFKFMAIPAARSNFFDVGWYNMLAASIITFFTVAAGFYEMLLATPDENVKSAWGFQAMDTMIWHGVGGVILLTLIVGMTVWRGFQRYLWRKDMGQQVQWSYLLAGLLIFALMFVHGTLGAQLASEFGVHITADRLLRLSPDADLNQLLK, encoded by the coding sequence ATGATAGCAACTTTAATCGATCAATTACATGGTCAATTGGGCTTGAATGGTTTACCCTACAGCATCCCCATTCATCCGAATCTCGTTCACTTGACTCTCGGCTTATTTATTGTGGCGATCGGGTTTGATGTTGTGGGTGTATTTTTCGTTTTGGAAAAGCCGCTATTCAAATTTATGGCGATTCCTGCGGCGCGATCGAATTTCTTTGATGTCGGTTGGTACAACATGCTGGCGGCTTCAATTATTACCTTCTTTACTGTGGCAGCAGGCTTTTATGAAATGTTGCTCGCGACTCCCGATGAGAACGTAAAGAGTGCTTGGGGTTTTCAAGCAATGGATACGATGATCTGGCACGGTGTCGGCGGTGTAATTTTATTAACGCTAATTGTCGGGATGACGGTTTGGCGTGGGTTTCAGCGCTATCTCTGGCGTAAGGATATGGGTCAGCAGGTGCAATGGAGCTATTTGCTAGCAGGATTACTAATTTTTGCGTTGATGTTTGTGCATGGAACTTTGGGAGCACAGCTTGCTTCAGAATTTGGCGTGCATATTACTGCCGATCGCCTATTGCGATTGAGTCCTGATGCCGATCTCAATCAGTTATTGAAGTAG
- the ctaD gene encoding cytochrome c oxidase subunit I, whose protein sequence is MTNIPLEAIANTTPPEKPEDWRRFFGFSTDHKVIGIQYIVTSFFFFLIGGVLAMVIRGELITPESDLVDRAVYNSMFTMHGTIMLFLWTFPVLLGLANYLVPLMIGARDMAFPRLNAVAFWMVPVFGVILIASFFIPGGTSQSGWWAYPPVSLQNPTGNLINGQFLWLLAVAISGVASIMGAINFVTTIFRMRTTGMTWFKMPVFVWTVLAAQIIQLFGLPALTAGAVMLLSDLTFGTSFFDPAKGGDPVLFQHFFWFYSHPAVYVIILPVFGIFSEIFPVYARKPLFGYKVVAVSSLIITGLSGIVWVHHMFASGTPSWMRMLFMATTMLISVPTGIKVFAWVATIWGGKIKLNTAMLFGLGALVMFVFAGITGIMLASVPVDIHVNNTYFVVGHFHYVIYGAVVMGIYAGLYHWFPKMTGRMYSEGLGKLHFILTFIGTNACFFPMHPLGLQGMPRRVASYDPEFAFWNVIASLGGFLLGVSTIPFILNMVSSWVQGEKAPKNPWRAIGLEWLVSSPPSHENFEELPIVIAEPYGYGKDEPLVANPDKLEVNHATS, encoded by the coding sequence ATGACCAATATTCCTCTTGAGGCGATCGCCAACACGACCCCACCCGAAAAGCCCGAAGACTGGCGGCGATTCTTTGGATTTAGTACCGATCATAAAGTGATTGGGATTCAATATATTGTCACTTCCTTTTTCTTCTTTCTCATTGGTGGCGTTCTCGCAATGGTAATCAGAGGTGAACTGATTACCCCTGAATCGGATCTCGTCGATCGCGCAGTGTACAACTCCATGTTCACGATGCACGGCACGATCATGCTATTTCTCTGGACATTTCCCGTCTTGCTCGGTCTGGCTAATTACCTAGTGCCATTAATGATTGGCGCTCGTGACATGGCTTTCCCTAGATTAAATGCAGTCGCTTTTTGGATGGTTCCCGTCTTTGGCGTGATCCTGATAGCTAGCTTCTTCATCCCTGGAGGAACTTCCCAATCGGGATGGTGGGCTTATCCGCCTGTGAGTTTGCAAAATCCTACGGGAAATCTCATTAACGGTCAATTCCTCTGGTTGCTTGCTGTTGCAATTTCGGGCGTTGCCTCGATTATGGGTGCAATCAACTTTGTGACAACCATTTTCCGAATGCGAACAACGGGAATGACTTGGTTCAAAATGCCTGTATTTGTCTGGACAGTCCTTGCCGCGCAAATTATTCAGTTATTTGGATTGCCAGCGCTCACCGCAGGCGCAGTCATGCTCTTGTCCGACTTAACCTTTGGAACTAGCTTTTTTGATCCCGCTAAAGGTGGAGACCCCGTTCTCTTTCAACATTTTTTCTGGTTCTATTCCCATCCTGCGGTTTATGTGATTATCCTGCCCGTATTTGGAATTTTCTCGGAGATCTTCCCCGTCTATGCCCGTAAGCCGCTCTTTGGTTACAAAGTTGTGGCGGTGTCTTCCTTAATCATTACGGGATTAAGTGGCATTGTGTGGGTGCATCATATGTTCGCCAGTGGCACACCTAGCTGGATGCGGATGCTCTTTATGGCTACCACGATGTTGATTTCTGTACCGACGGGGATCAAGGTATTTGCTTGGGTGGCGACGATCTGGGGTGGCAAAATCAAGCTGAATACAGCGATGCTCTTCGGCTTAGGTGCATTGGTAATGTTTGTCTTCGCAGGAATCACAGGCATTATGTTAGCTTCCGTTCCCGTTGATATTCATGTGAATAATACTTACTTCGTAGTCGGGCATTTCCATTATGTAATTTACGGTGCTGTGGTCATGGGCATCTATGCAGGGCTGTACCATTGGTTCCCCAAAATGACGGGAAGAATGTATTCCGAAGGTTTAGGCAAACTCCATTTCATCCTGACCTTTATTGGTACAAATGCCTGTTTCTTTCCGATGCATCCCCTCGGCTTACAGGGAATGCCTCGTCGCGTCGCCTCCTACGATCCTGAGTTTGCCTTCTGGAATGTGATCGCCAGTCTCGGCGGCTTTCTGTTAGGCGTATCGACAATTCCTTTCATTCTGAATATGGTTAGCTCTTGGGTACAGGGCGAAAAAGCACCGAAAAATCCTTGGCGAGCGATCGGTTTGGAATGGCTCGTTTCTTCGCCGCCATCCCATGAGAACTTTGAAGAGTTACCGATTGTAATTGCGGAACCCTACGGCTACGGCAAAGATGAACCCTTAGTTGCTAATCCTGACAAGTTGGAGGTAAATCATGCAACCAGTTAA
- a CDS encoding type IV pilin-like G/H family protein, protein MADLLGKNLEEDSQKRNPKRIVPLIALGAVPLGIGICFIQVPISCACGNPALSTTGAYLRSQQAYHLEKKTFSKSYEALQIGETPVKTTRYLFSIEVNSDRAYIYATPREVPTDLFRLGLTKANISGLVGAVAYDQKRDTTVDILCIAEASSFEKPPKPIFNGEKFTCPSGFYAR, encoded by the coding sequence ATGGCTGATCTATTAGGAAAAAATCTCGAAGAAGATTCTCAAAAAAGAAATCCTAAACGAATTGTGCCATTAATTGCTCTTGGCGCAGTTCCTTTGGGGATTGGTATTTGTTTTATTCAAGTTCCGATCAGTTGTGCCTGTGGTAATCCTGCGTTGAGTACGACTGGGGCTTATTTGCGATCGCAGCAAGCTTATCATCTAGAAAAGAAGACTTTCAGTAAATCTTACGAGGCTCTCCAAATTGGAGAAACTCCTGTAAAAACCACTCGATATCTCTTTTCTATTGAAGTAAATAGCGATCGCGCTTATATCTATGCCACACCAAGGGAAGTCCCCACGGATTTATTTCGGCTGGGACTGACTAAAGCTAATATCTCTGGTTTAGTTGGTGCTGTTGCCTACGATCAAAAGCGGGACACTACCGTTGATATTCTCTGTATCGCTGAGGCTAGTAGTTTTGAGAAGCCGCCTAAGCCGATATTTAACGGTGAGAAGTTTACTTGTCCTAGTGGATTTTATGCTAGGTAG
- a CDS encoding DUF2231 domain-containing protein, producing MLEYLPPLNDHNLPYPDTIHPIVVHFVIAMVLFAVVCDAIGYFTRNPRLYEVSWWNLFFATISIFIAIIFGQIEAGLAEPYGSVEPTLNLHTIIGWSLSGIIAAITGWRYVLRIRDPKTLPVSFLGAGLLLTVIVLFQVYLGDLLVWVYGLHTVPVVEALREASLK from the coding sequence ATGCTGGAATACCTTCCGCCATTAAATGACCATAACCTACCTTATCCAGATACAATTCATCCAATCGTGGTGCATTTTGTAATTGCGATGGTGTTGTTTGCCGTAGTATGCGATGCGATCGGCTACTTCACCCGTAATCCTCGACTATACGAAGTTAGCTGGTGGAATCTATTTTTTGCCACAATTTCTATCTTTATTGCGATTATCTTTGGACAAATTGAAGCGGGACTTGCAGAACCTTATGGTTCCGTAGAACCTACTTTGAACTTACATACCATCATCGGTTGGTCACTTTCGGGAATTATTGCTGCGATTACAGGATGGCGCTATGTCTTGCGTATCCGTGATCCCAAGACTTTACCTGTTTCATTTCTTGGTGCAGGCTTGTTGCTCACAGTAATAGTTCTATTTCAAGTTTATTTAGGTGATTTACTGGTTTGGGTCTATGGACTACATACAGTGCCAGTGGTAGAAGCTTTAAGGGAGGCTAGTTTGAAATGA
- a CDS encoding GMC oxidoreductase — MIIDDNYYDVIIVGTGAGGGTLAYKLASTGKKILILERGDFMPLEEQNRSNIDIFQRDRYHAPEQWYDQSGEPFSPQTNYAIGGNTKIYGAALLRRREKDFESVTHQAGISPEWCVKYDEFEPYYTEAEKLYKVHGETNSDSTEPTHSADYPYSAVSHEPEMQKIYEAIANQGLHPSTIPLGLTRQEDDPTSDSEESCLVPALKSANVTLKTQAKVISLHTNPSGRSVKGVEAEVGGQSYLFLGDIVVLACGAINSAALLLRSANDSHPKGLANSSDQVGRNLMKSLLSSVVQLSTKPNNGSFQKSIYVNDFYWGDADFPYPMGHIQNSGGLLTDIIFAESPPVFSIVAKLMPNFGLKQLATHSIGWWAQTEDLPDPNNRVHWENHKIHIDYNPNNTEAHDRLIYRWTDVLKNIEKSLDGFRTGFLHPRSESPLQVVANQCGTCRFGDDPLTSVLDRDCCTHDLDNLYVVDGSFFPSNAAVSPALTIIANALRVGDRLIERLK, encoded by the coding sequence ATGATTATTGATGACAATTACTACGATGTGATTATTGTGGGAACTGGTGCGGGGGGTGGAACCCTTGCCTATAAACTGGCTTCCACAGGTAAGAAAATTCTGATTCTGGAACGTGGTGACTTTATGCCCCTCGAAGAACAGAATCGCAGCAATATTGATATCTTTCAGCGCGATCGCTATCATGCCCCTGAACAATGGTATGACCAATCAGGCGAGCCATTCTCACCGCAAACTAACTATGCGATCGGTGGCAATACCAAAATTTATGGTGCAGCTCTATTGCGGCGGCGCGAGAAGGACTTTGAATCCGTCACCCATCAAGCGGGAATTTCCCCAGAATGGTGCGTGAAGTATGACGAATTTGAGCCTTACTACACCGAAGCCGAAAAGCTGTATAAGGTGCATGGCGAGACAAATTCTGATAGTACCGAACCAACTCACAGCGCTGATTATCCCTATTCTGCGGTCAGTCATGAGCCTGAGATGCAGAAGATCTATGAGGCGATCGCGAATCAAGGTTTGCATCCATCGACAATTCCCCTCGGCTTGACCCGTCAAGAGGATGACCCCACTAGCGACTCTGAAGAAAGTTGCCTCGTCCCTGCCTTGAAATCGGCAAATGTCACCTTGAAAACCCAAGCCAAAGTCATCAGTTTACATACCAATCCATCGGGGCGATCGGTGAAGGGAGTAGAAGCGGAAGTAGGCGGACAGTCCTATCTCTTTTTAGGCGATATCGTCGTGCTTGCCTGTGGTGCGATTAATTCGGCGGCGTTACTGTTGCGATCGGCTAATGATTCCCATCCCAAAGGGCTTGCCAATAGCTCCGATCAAGTGGGTCGGAATTTGATGAAAAGCCTATTGTCATCGGTAGTCCAACTCAGCACGAAGCCCAATAATGGCTCCTTCCAAAAATCTATTTATGTGAATGATTTCTATTGGGGTGATGCGGATTTCCCCTATCCTATGGGACATATTCAGAACTCTGGCGGACTGCTCACCGACATAATTTTTGCGGAATCTCCTCCTGTATTTTCCATTGTTGCGAAGCTCATGCCCAACTTTGGATTGAAGCAGCTAGCGACCCATTCGATCGGTTGGTGGGCGCAAACGGAGGATTTGCCAGATCCAAATAATCGGGTGCATTGGGAAAATCACAAAATCCATATCGATTACAATCCCAACAATACGGAAGCCCACGATCGCTTAATTTATCGCTGGACTGATGTTTTAAAAAATATCGAAAAGTCCCTAGATGGCTTTCGTACTGGTTTCCTGCATCCCCGCTCTGAGTCGCCGTTGCAAGTGGTCGCCAATCAATGTGGAACCTGTCGCTTTGGTGATGATCCTTTAACTTCCGTTTTAGACCGCGATTGCTGCACCCACGATCTCGATAATCTCTACGTTGTAGATGGTAGTTTCTTTCCATCTAATGCGGCGGTGAGTCCTGCTTTGACGATTATTGCTAATGCTCTAAGAGTAGGCGATCGGTTAATTGAGAGGTTGAAATAA